A single genomic interval of Brevibacillus brevis harbors:
- a CDS encoding PIG-L deacetylase family protein, with the protein MKRVMVVFPHPDDESFACGGTLAKCKDAGYETCYLCITSGCKGRSGPFDIDCREKLAKHRELELKTAAEVLGISRLDLFRYADGSLQNADLDELAGKIREAIEEWKPHVVVTFPPDGVTGHPDHIVTCEATTRAVEQAEACLTPAEYPDLYYVSIPHYYDHCPDHGPKPAVPITGKVDISGYRMQKGEALKAHLSQEYSVNRAYPGVIDGDFGVIGCYEYFTLVRSAGKVIEPVSVGGSIPVIDL; encoded by the coding sequence ATGAAAAGAGTAATGGTTGTCTTTCCCCATCCTGACGATGAATCTTTTGCCTGCGGGGGAACGTTGGCAAAGTGCAAGGACGCTGGATATGAAACGTGTTATTTGTGCATTACCTCCGGCTGCAAAGGACGCAGCGGTCCATTCGATATCGATTGCAGAGAAAAGCTGGCAAAACATCGAGAGCTAGAGCTGAAAACAGCAGCGGAAGTGCTCGGAATCAGTCGTCTCGACTTGTTCCGGTACGCGGATGGTTCCTTGCAAAATGCCGATCTGGATGAGCTGGCGGGTAAGATTCGGGAAGCGATAGAGGAATGGAAGCCCCATGTCGTCGTTACGTTTCCGCCTGACGGGGTAACGGGTCATCCCGATCATATCGTCACGTGCGAGGCGACGACGCGAGCGGTCGAACAAGCGGAGGCATGCTTGACTCCGGCAGAATATCCTGATCTGTACTATGTTTCGATCCCGCACTACTACGATCATTGCCCGGATCATGGTCCAAAGCCAGCAGTTCCGATTACAGGCAAGGTCGATATTTCGGGCTATCGGATGCAAAAAGGAGAGGCGCTGAAGGCTCACTTAAGTCAGGAGTATTCCGTGAATCGCGCTTATCCGGGAGTTATCGATGGGGATTTTGGGGTCATCGGCTGCTATGAGTATTTTACTTTGGTGCGGTCTGCGGGCAAGGTGATTGAACCGGTTAGTGTGGGTGGGAGTATTCCTGTCATTGACCTGTAA
- a CDS encoding N-acetylglucosamine kinase yields MAVVRIPLLAVDGGGTKCLAVLVDRSRNEIGAGRSGSCNYQGIGEEAAARELVVAISQALDDAIARQTVPPFMSGTPTLDGPIEWEIECAVFGIAGLDTEYDRQVISRMVSKVLHQLGIRVQQLIVENDGFAALLGATGGKPGILVIAGTGSIAFGVNDEQETARAGGWGHRVGDEGSGYWIGKQAIMAVLKAADGRGEPTVLKELLLPHVGLGRVDELFNWTYSEHYSVEKVGELSPLVSRAALDGDKVAAAILQVAGEELFDAARAVIDTLQMKAKPFQMIMQGGVLQNDDRVREIVVERVREYAAQVVIENAKNDPIYGVIAKGLAYLERQSSGK; encoded by the coding sequence ATGGCAGTGGTGCGAATACCTCTTCTGGCAGTGGACGGAGGGGGCACCAAGTGTCTGGCGGTACTGGTGGACCGCTCCAGAAATGAAATCGGTGCAGGACGCTCCGGTTCATGCAATTATCAAGGGATCGGGGAGGAAGCGGCAGCTCGTGAGTTGGTTGTAGCAATCAGCCAAGCTCTGGACGATGCGATCGCTCGTCAAACAGTTCCCCCCTTTATGAGCGGCACTCCGACGCTGGATGGACCAATCGAATGGGAAATCGAGTGCGCGGTGTTCGGGATCGCTGGCCTGGACACAGAGTATGATCGTCAGGTGATCTCGCGGATGGTGAGCAAGGTGCTGCACCAGCTCGGTATTCGCGTCCAGCAGTTGATTGTGGAAAACGACGGGTTTGCGGCATTGCTCGGTGCGACCGGAGGCAAACCCGGCATTCTGGTCATCGCAGGCACAGGCTCCATTGCTTTTGGTGTAAACGATGAACAGGAAACGGCGCGAGCAGGAGGCTGGGGGCATCGGGTTGGTGACGAGGGCAGCGGCTACTGGATCGGCAAGCAAGCGATTATGGCGGTATTAAAAGCAGCGGATGGCCGCGGTGAGCCGACCGTATTGAAGGAGCTGCTCCTCCCGCACGTTGGACTGGGACGCGTAGATGAATTGTTTAACTGGACGTACAGTGAGCATTATTCTGTAGAGAAGGTAGGAGAGCTGTCGCCGTTGGTCAGTCGAGCGGCACTTGACGGAGACAAGGTGGCAGCAGCTATTTTGCAGGTCGCAGGCGAAGAGCTTTTCGATGCTGCTCGGGCTGTCATAGATACGTTGCAAATGAAAGCCAAGCCGTTTCAGATGATCATGCAGGGAGGTGTTTTGCAAAACGATGATCGCGTGCGAGAGATAGTCGTAGAGCGCGTCCGAGAGTATGCTGCGCAGGTCGTCATCGAAAATGCGAAAAACGATCCGATTTACGGTGTCATAGCAAAAGGATTGGCTTATTTAGAACGCCAATCGAGCGGCAAGTGA
- the argH gene encoding argininosuccinate lyase, translated as MNYRERIFQQEGASFPGKTYVEAVLEPAFNEAKQHLLHPMMAINKAHLIMLREQELLTDDEAKRIAGALCGIEMEELRQSHYTGQFEDLFFQVESRLLELAPDVAGNLHLARSRNDMGITIYRMVLREKLLVTLASALYLKEHLLLFANEHVDTIMIGYTHTQQAQPTTMAHYIMAATDMLSRDIKRLIQAYHTVNRSPMGAAALTTSGFAISRERMRELLGFDELVENSYDAVCGADYLGEVATAVQLAAINLGRTVQDMLLWCTQEFAGLKVASPYVQISSIMPQKRNPVSFEHMRSLLSSAAGNATTVLSMMHNTPFGDIVDTEDDMQPYAWRSMGVLEQMYRLMASVVGTMEVNKDVLLERAKGSFATVTELADTLVRTDQLSFRKSHHIVSRVVKEAMSEQLAANQISLELVNRAAVEVIGRELSLTAEELRLALDPVHFVMIRKLPGGPNPEEMKRMIAVRQTVLQQETEWLAQKKQAIANVMKGLDQMTAEWSVG; from the coding sequence ATGAATTACAGAGAGCGAATTTTTCAACAGGAGGGAGCCAGTTTCCCTGGCAAGACATACGTGGAGGCAGTCTTGGAGCCTGCATTCAATGAAGCGAAGCAGCATCTGCTGCATCCGATGATGGCGATCAACAAGGCGCATTTGATCATGCTTCGTGAACAAGAATTGCTCACAGACGATGAGGCCAAAAGAATTGCTGGTGCACTGTGTGGGATCGAAATGGAAGAGCTGCGCCAATCGCATTACACCGGACAGTTTGAAGATTTGTTCTTTCAGGTAGAGAGCCGTTTACTGGAACTGGCTCCTGATGTGGCAGGAAATCTGCATCTGGCTCGCAGCCGCAACGACATGGGGATTACCATATACCGCATGGTGCTGCGTGAAAAACTGTTGGTAACCTTGGCTTCTGCCCTCTATCTGAAAGAGCATTTGCTCCTCTTTGCAAATGAGCATGTGGATACGATCATGATTGGCTACACACATACACAGCAGGCACAGCCGACGACAATGGCGCATTACATCATGGCGGCTACTGACATGCTCAGCCGTGATATCAAGCGACTGATCCAGGCCTATCACACAGTCAATCGCTCACCAATGGGAGCAGCAGCCTTGACGACTTCTGGCTTTGCGATCAGCCGGGAGCGGATGCGCGAATTGCTCGGATTTGATGAGCTGGTGGAAAATTCCTATGATGCAGTCTGCGGCGCAGATTATTTGGGGGAAGTAGCGACAGCCGTTCAATTGGCAGCGATTAATTTGGGGCGTACGGTTCAAGATATGCTGCTGTGGTGCACACAAGAGTTCGCGGGGTTAAAAGTCGCGAGTCCATACGTGCAGATCAGCTCCATCATGCCGCAAAAGCGCAATCCGGTTTCCTTTGAGCATATGCGCTCTCTGTTGTCCAGTGCAGCAGGAAATGCGACGACAGTGCTTTCGATGATGCACAATACCCCTTTTGGCGATATCGTGGATACCGAGGATGACATGCAGCCATACGCGTGGCGGAGCATGGGAGTACTCGAGCAGATGTATCGTTTGATGGCGAGTGTTGTGGGTACGATGGAAGTGAACAAGGACGTCCTTTTGGAGCGGGCAAAGGGTAGCTTTGCAACCGTCACGGAGCTGGCGGATACATTGGTGCGCACGGATCAACTTTCGTTCCGCAAATCGCATCACATCGTGAGTCGTGTGGTAAAAGAAGCGATGAGCGAGCAGCTCGCTGCGAACCAAATCAGCTTGGAGCTGGTAAACCGTGCAGCCGTGGAAGTAATCGGGCGGGAGCTGTCGCTCACAGCAGAAGAGCTCAGACTGGCGCTTGACCCGGTTCATTTCGTAATGATCCGCAAGCTACCTGGTGGCCCCAATCCGGAAGAAATGAAGCGTATGATCGCCGTTCGTCAAACAGTTCTCCAGCAGGAAACAGAATGGTTGGCACAGAAAAAGCAGGCGATTGCCAATGTGATGAAAGGGCTTGATCAGATGACAGCCGAATGGAGTGTGGGGTAA
- a CDS encoding NEW3 domain-containing protein → MSKGKLAKLYTITTAAVLATSLIMPVAPETAHADRGGVDLWKAIKPLTTIASAMNTGAHPDDEHSSMLAYLSLGKGVDTSSVIANRGEGGQNEIGSELGNALGIIRTRELQEASKITNIHLENLSEKIDDPIFDFGFSKSPDETLQKWGEDVAYEKLIRRIRTLRPDVVIPAFLNEPSTHGHHRAINVITVRAFKDAADPNVFPQHAKEGLAPWQVKKLYLPAKEQDYSVKVPVGDYDEIYGASYVQLGEESRFMHKSQGMGRHYDEGPSFNYYKLDQAIVETKDKEADFFEGISYSFDDLAKEVASQSGGEKVAGELKKLQKDAAEVIAAYPSFASVAKEAHEMLADVEKATAVVEASSLPTDTKTDLRHRLGVKKSQLNKASAEALSLVTKVKPETTELVAGQTTKVTVTAYNGGQAKVGKLNLALNVPKGWQAKPQSTTSFSSLGYNQTVKTTFDVTVPSDAALFQPYAAFAITADVSYSFAGSTANSHVTPADAIAVLPSFSMVLSPNATVLNTQKPEEPIPVKVTVKNYNPGAAKTNISLDVPKGWSVEPQAAPLAFGAKGETKSVAFTVKANASVQPDKYTVTAVASGSGKESRHGAQVIRYPHIGTTYFVQPATLAIQAFDLKMPEGLKVGYVSSGFDNIDQYLSQLGVDVTNLSAKDIESGDLDQYDTIVLGIRAYGFRPELIPSNARLLKYVENGGNLVVQYHKPEDKWKPELAPYPIKIGAPLIQWRVTDENSKVTVLAPDHALFHSPNKITEEDWDNWIQDRSAYNPSEWGKEYTELISNGDEGEKEFTGTYLTTKYGKGTYTYSSLVWYREIPSLVPGAIRLFVNMISPQQ, encoded by the coding sequence TTGAGTAAGGGGAAACTTGCCAAGCTGTACACGATTACGACTGCTGCGGTGCTAGCCACAAGTCTGATTATGCCGGTAGCACCCGAGACCGCCCATGCAGACCGCGGGGGTGTCGACCTGTGGAAAGCCATCAAGCCGCTCACCACGATTGCCAGTGCGATGAACACCGGAGCACATCCGGACGATGAGCACAGTTCGATGCTCGCGTATTTGTCGCTTGGCAAAGGGGTGGACACATCCAGTGTCATTGCGAACCGAGGCGAGGGAGGACAGAACGAGATAGGCAGCGAGCTGGGTAATGCGCTGGGGATCATTCGTACCCGCGAATTGCAGGAAGCTTCCAAAATCACGAACATCCATCTGGAGAACCTCAGTGAAAAGATCGATGACCCTATTTTTGACTTCGGCTTTTCCAAAAGCCCGGATGAAACCTTGCAAAAATGGGGAGAGGATGTCGCGTACGAAAAGCTCATCCGCCGTATCCGGACACTGAGACCCGATGTCGTGATTCCCGCATTTTTGAACGAACCTTCGACTCACGGTCATCATCGCGCGATTAATGTCATTACGGTGCGGGCATTCAAGGATGCCGCAGATCCAAACGTTTTTCCACAGCATGCAAAAGAAGGCTTGGCTCCTTGGCAGGTGAAGAAGCTGTATCTGCCTGCAAAGGAACAGGATTACTCGGTCAAGGTGCCTGTTGGCGACTATGACGAAATTTATGGTGCCTCTTACGTCCAACTCGGCGAAGAATCCCGTTTCATGCACAAGAGCCAGGGGATGGGACGCCACTATGACGAAGGGCCAAGCTTCAATTATTACAAGCTCGATCAAGCCATCGTAGAGACAAAAGACAAGGAAGCAGACTTTTTTGAGGGAATTTCCTATTCGTTTGACGATTTAGCCAAGGAAGTGGCCAGCCAGTCTGGCGGGGAAAAAGTCGCGGGTGAACTGAAAAAGCTGCAAAAGGATGCCGCAGAGGTCATTGCTGCATACCCAAGCTTTGCCTCAGTAGCCAAGGAAGCGCATGAAATGCTGGCGGATGTGGAAAAAGCGACGGCAGTAGTCGAAGCGTCCTCCCTGCCAACTGACACGAAAACAGACTTGCGCCATCGGTTGGGAGTGAAGAAATCCCAACTGAACAAGGCGAGTGCAGAAGCGCTCTCGCTCGTAACCAAAGTAAAGCCTGAGACAACTGAGCTGGTAGCAGGCCAAACAACGAAAGTAACGGTCACGGCTTACAACGGCGGCCAAGCAAAAGTCGGGAAGCTCAATCTCGCGCTGAATGTACCAAAAGGCTGGCAAGCCAAGCCACAATCGACCACCAGCTTCTCATCGCTCGGCTACAATCAGACAGTAAAAACGACATTTGATGTCACAGTACCTTCTGATGCTGCTCTGTTCCAACCGTATGCCGCTTTCGCCATTACGGCAGACGTCAGCTACAGCTTTGCAGGCTCGACGGCGAATAGCCATGTGACACCAGCAGATGCCATTGCAGTTCTTCCATCTTTTTCTATGGTGCTGAGTCCAAATGCGACGGTTTTGAATACGCAGAAGCCAGAGGAGCCAATCCCGGTCAAGGTTACGGTGAAAAACTACAATCCAGGTGCAGCGAAAACCAACATCTCTCTCGACGTACCAAAAGGCTGGAGTGTAGAACCACAAGCAGCACCGCTCGCCTTTGGGGCCAAGGGAGAAACAAAGTCGGTTGCCTTTACGGTCAAAGCAAATGCTTCGGTCCAACCGGATAAGTATACGGTGACAGCAGTAGCGTCTGGCAGTGGTAAAGAGAGCCGACACGGGGCCCAGGTCATCCGTTACCCGCATATCGGTACGACTTACTTTGTCCAACCAGCGACGCTTGCCATCCAGGCTTTTGACCTGAAGATGCCGGAAGGATTGAAGGTCGGTTACGTATCCAGTGGCTTTGACAATATCGATCAGTATTTGTCCCAATTGGGAGTCGATGTGACCAATCTGTCGGCAAAAGACATCGAGTCTGGTGATCTGGATCAATACGATACGATCGTGCTGGGTATTCGTGCTTATGGTTTCCGACCTGAGCTGATTCCTTCGAATGCACGCTTGCTGAAATACGTGGAAAACGGCGGAAATCTGGTCGTGCAATACCACAAGCCAGAGGATAAATGGAAGCCCGAGCTGGCACCTTATCCGATCAAAATCGGTGCTCCGCTAATTCAATGGCGTGTCACAGACGAAAACTCCAAAGTAACAGTACTGGCGCCTGATCATGCTTTGTTCCATTCGCCAAACAAAATCACGGAGGAAGATTGGGACAACTGGATTCAGGATCGTTCCGCTTATAATCCATCCGAGTGGGGCAAGGAATACACAGAGCTCATCTCCAATGGAGACGAAGGCGAGAAGGAATTTACAGGTACGTACCTCACTACCAAGTATGGAAAAGGAACATATACCTACAGCTCGCTCGTATGGTATCGCGAAATTCCATCACTCGTACCGGGTGCGATCCGATTGTTTGTCAACATGATCAGCCCACAGCAGTAA
- a CDS encoding NEW3 domain-containing protein has protein sequence MDKKSPMVQPTKLPCPPIPASARTMQGEHGLLDLWKAIKPLATIASAMNTGAHPDDEHSAMLAYLALGRGVYTTSVIATRGEGGQNEIGCEQGTALGIIRTRELEEASSLSNVTLGILSEELDDPIHDFGFSKCAEETFRKWGEEVVYERLIRKIRELRPDVVIACFENEPTTHGHHRAITLLTQRAFHEAADPQIFPEHRQAGLLPWQMKKLYLPIMDNDDYHVAVPVGEYDQIYGSSYVQLGERSRFMHKTQGMGVHYDEGPTYNYYRLDASVTPAPEKERDFFSGLPVSFADLAQNIAAKGGQELAEVLHRMHDAATDVLNAYPRFAEVAQRVHRMKALLATAQQEVGKAPLDQDTKIDLLYRLGLKEAQLNRASAEALSLVVKIKPETGEWVAGQTTTVTVTAYNGGSLEVEHVQLRMRVPAGWTAKPLTPTAFPRLAYNQTVCTVFEVSIPAQTELFHPYKTPVLDVEVLYFAFDTASTIRVEPDSRVAVLPPYAVTLTPSDVVRNTLHTDETIPVKVTLKQYRPGSSTAKVALVVPEGWTAEPAFVDVPFSFRSETKTIAFTVHTTPQVTNGKYQISATVAGTDGVTEIAQDVQVIEYPHVGRTYFIRPATLTVQAFDLAIPKNQRIGYVSSGFDNMDKYLRAVGVNCLNLDANEIQSGDLSRYDTIVLGIRAYGFRRELIESNQRLLHYVENGGNLVVQYHKPEDKWKPHLAPYPIFIGESLIDWRVTNEQSDVRMLAPDHPMFQEPNVITQADWDGWVQERSIYNPSRWGSEYTELIATSDPGEPEFRGIFLTAHYGKGTYTYSSLAWFREIPQLVPGAFRLFVNMISQKQ, from the coding sequence ATGGACAAGAAATCACCGATGGTACAGCCGACCAAATTGCCCTGCCCGCCTATTCCCGCATCTGCTCGCACCATGCAGGGGGAACACGGACTGCTCGATCTGTGGAAAGCGATTAAGCCGCTCGCTACCATTGCCAGTGCCATGAACACAGGTGCCCATCCGGACGATGAGCACAGTGCCATGCTCGCTTACTTAGCGCTGGGGAGAGGTGTGTATACCACGAGTGTGATCGCGACGAGAGGGGAAGGCGGCCAAAACGAAATCGGCTGCGAGCAAGGCACTGCGCTTGGGATTATCCGCACGCGCGAGCTGGAAGAAGCCTCATCTCTTAGCAATGTGACGCTTGGCATCTTAAGCGAAGAGCTGGATGATCCCATTCACGATTTCGGGTTCTCCAAATGCGCCGAAGAAACCTTCCGCAAATGGGGCGAAGAGGTCGTGTACGAGCGGTTGATTCGAAAAATCAGAGAGCTGCGTCCCGATGTCGTCATTGCTTGCTTTGAAAATGAACCGACGACACACGGACATCACCGGGCGATTACGTTACTGACACAGCGAGCTTTCCACGAAGCAGCCGATCCACAGATCTTCCCGGAACATAGGCAAGCTGGACTTTTGCCGTGGCAAATGAAAAAGCTGTATTTGCCTATTATGGACAACGATGATTATCACGTCGCTGTACCCGTAGGGGAATACGACCAAATCTACGGGTCATCCTATGTTCAGCTTGGTGAGCGATCGAGGTTTATGCATAAGACACAGGGGATGGGGGTTCATTACGACGAAGGCCCGACCTACAATTACTACCGCTTGGATGCATCTGTTACTCCGGCACCGGAAAAAGAGCGCGACTTTTTTTCCGGACTTCCCGTCAGTTTTGCTGATCTGGCGCAGAACATCGCTGCAAAAGGCGGGCAAGAACTCGCGGAAGTGCTTCACCGTATGCACGATGCGGCTACAGATGTATTGAATGCCTACCCGCGTTTTGCTGAGGTGGCACAAAGGGTTCACCGCATGAAGGCTTTGCTTGCGACTGCACAACAAGAAGTAGGCAAGGCTCCACTCGATCAAGACACAAAGATTGATTTATTGTATCGGCTAGGACTCAAGGAAGCGCAGCTAAACCGTGCCAGTGCGGAGGCTCTGTCTTTGGTCGTGAAAATCAAGCCGGAGACAGGCGAGTGGGTGGCAGGCCAGACGACAACGGTTACCGTAACGGCTTACAACGGCGGCTCGCTTGAGGTTGAGCATGTGCAACTGCGTATGCGTGTCCCCGCTGGATGGACGGCGAAACCGCTCACGCCAACGGCTTTTCCACGACTTGCTTACAATCAGACGGTGTGCACCGTATTTGAGGTATCGATTCCGGCCCAGACAGAGCTGTTCCATCCATACAAGACTCCTGTGCTCGATGTCGAGGTGCTCTATTTCGCCTTCGATACAGCCAGTACGATTCGCGTGGAACCGGATAGTCGTGTAGCTGTGCTTCCGCCGTATGCCGTGACGCTTACTCCGTCAGATGTGGTGCGAAACACGCTGCATACGGATGAGACGATCCCGGTTAAGGTAACACTGAAACAGTACCGTCCGGGAAGCTCTACAGCCAAGGTCGCTCTCGTTGTCCCGGAAGGCTGGACAGCGGAGCCAGCCTTTGTCGATGTGCCGTTTTCTTTCCGCAGCGAAACGAAAACAATCGCGTTTACTGTTCATACCACACCGCAGGTGACGAATGGCAAATATCAGATCAGCGCTACGGTCGCGGGGACAGACGGTGTGACAGAGATTGCGCAAGATGTGCAGGTCATTGAATACCCGCATGTCGGCCGCACGTATTTCATCCGGCCCGCTACGCTGACTGTTCAAGCCTTTGACCTGGCCATCCCGAAAAATCAACGGATCGGCTACGTATCCAGCGGCTTTGACAATATGGATAAATACTTGCGCGCGGTTGGGGTGAATTGCCTCAATCTCGACGCAAACGAAATACAGTCGGGCGATTTGTCCCGGTACGACACGATTGTTCTCGGCATTCGCGCATACGGATTCCGCCGCGAATTAATCGAGAGCAACCAGCGTCTTTTGCACTATGTAGAAAACGGCGGAAATCTCGTCGTTCAATACCACAAGCCGGAGGACAAATGGAAACCGCACTTGGCACCATACCCTATTTTTATCGGCGAATCGTTGATCGATTGGCGGGTGACCAATGAGCAATCAGACGTCCGTATGCTGGCCCCTGACCATCCGATGTTTCAGGAGCCAAACGTGATTACCCAAGCAGACTGGGATGGATGGGTGCAGGAGCGCTCCATCTACAATCCTTCTCGCTGGGGAAGCGAGTATACCGAGCTGATTGCGACTAGTGATCCGGGAGAACCGGAGTTCCGCGGCATTTTTCTCACGGCGCACTATGGAAAAGGGACGTACACCTACAGCTCGCTTGCCTGGTTCCGCGAGATTCCACAGCTAGTCCCTGGTGCTTTTCGCTTGTTCGTCAACATGATCAGTCAGAAGCAGTAA
- a CDS encoding ABC transporter permease, with protein sequence MRAELQQAPTAARRKSITASPAFVYVLVSPLFLILLAYVIYPLFETFVASIKIDEEITWKNYIRFFSLEHTANLEALWNSIYISVLSVVTCGIVGVAMAFLLERYDFPGRKILSVLALVPMALPPLIGVLSFTFLYGESGIIPRAIKELFGLAQVPFSLKGIWGVVVVHTFTMYTYFFMTATAAIKGLDPSLEEAAASLGANRFTVWRRIILPMLTPAMVASSLLVFMISMASYTAPLIFGIDRTMTMQIYLSRTNGDLDMAATQSTILSIVSVAFLLIMRWYQGARNYQNLSKGVSVHRTEIKSKAGRYTTIVLSFIGTVILMLPILVLVLISFSVDGTWTVQILPPEYTLSHYMDLFTDSKTWRPILNSLQLSAIAVIGIVIFGVAAAYAMVRLKFRGKTLLDVLIMLPWALPGTVVAINLIAAFSEPNAFSFGQVLIGTFWIIPLAYFVRHLPLVFRSTNATLMQMDPSVEEAARNLGASWWYSFRRVVFPMAWGGILAGTLLAFVQCIGEFVASILIFTPKTTPLSVAVFQRMYSNEFGTACAYGVLQIVVIIIVLFISRKLTGDKAGTAV encoded by the coding sequence TTGAGAGCAGAGTTGCAGCAAGCGCCGACAGCAGCCAGACGAAAGTCCATCACCGCTTCACCCGCCTTCGTCTACGTGCTGGTATCGCCACTCTTTTTAATATTGTTGGCTTATGTCATTTATCCATTGTTCGAAACGTTCGTTGCGAGTATCAAAATCGATGAAGAAATTACGTGGAAAAACTACATTCGCTTCTTCAGTCTGGAGCATACCGCTAACCTGGAAGCGTTGTGGAACAGTATCTACATATCGGTTCTGAGTGTTGTTACGTGCGGAATTGTTGGTGTCGCGATGGCGTTTTTATTGGAACGCTATGATTTTCCTGGACGAAAAATACTTTCAGTGCTGGCTTTGGTTCCGATGGCATTGCCTCCACTCATTGGCGTTCTCTCGTTTACCTTTTTGTACGGAGAGAGCGGAATCATTCCACGGGCGATCAAAGAGCTGTTCGGGCTTGCCCAGGTTCCTTTCTCGTTAAAAGGAATTTGGGGTGTGGTCGTCGTTCATACGTTTACGATGTACACCTATTTCTTCATGACAGCAACGGCAGCAATCAAGGGACTCGACCCTTCCTTGGAAGAGGCGGCAGCCAGTCTTGGAGCGAATCGCTTTACCGTTTGGCGGCGCATTATTTTGCCGATGCTCACGCCAGCCATGGTCGCGTCTTCTCTGTTGGTTTTCATGATTTCGATGGCTTCTTATACGGCACCGCTCATTTTCGGCATTGACCGGACGATGACGATGCAAATCTATCTGTCTCGCACCAATGGAGATTTGGACATGGCTGCGACACAGTCTACGATTCTTTCAATTGTTTCTGTGGCTTTTCTTTTGATCATGCGTTGGTACCAAGGCGCGCGCAACTACCAGAACTTGAGCAAAGGGGTCAGCGTGCATCGTACCGAGATTAAGAGCAAAGCGGGACGCTATACCACGATTGTGCTGTCTTTTATCGGTACAGTCATTCTGATGCTGCCAATTCTCGTATTGGTACTCATCTCCTTCTCGGTGGATGGTACCTGGACGGTGCAAATATTACCTCCGGAGTATACCCTATCGCATTACATGGATTTGTTCACGGATAGCAAGACATGGCGTCCGATTCTGAACAGCTTGCAGTTGTCTGCTATCGCGGTAATCGGGATCGTCATTTTCGGTGTAGCTGCGGCATATGCCATGGTTCGCCTCAAGTTTCGCGGGAAAACGCTTCTGGATGTGTTGATCATGCTGCCATGGGCATTGCCAGGGACAGTTGTGGCGATCAACCTGATTGCAGCGTTCAGTGAGCCGAATGCATTCAGCTTTGGTCAGGTTTTGATCGGAACATTCTGGATTATCCCGTTGGCGTATTTTGTCCGACATCTGCCACTTGTGTTTCGCTCTACCAATGCGACTTTGATGCAGATGGACCCATCTGTCGAGGAGGCTGCGCGGAATCTGGGTGCTTCCTGGTGGTACAGTTTCAGACGTGTCGTGTTCCCGATGGCTTGGGGTGGAATTCTCGCAGGTACGCTTTTGGCATTCGTTCAGTGTATCGGGGAGTTCGTAGCTTCGATTCTGATTTTTACGCCGAAGACGACGCCATTGTCTGTCGCGGTATTCCAACGCATGTACAGTAATGAATTCGGCACCGCTTGCGCCTATGGTGTCTTGCAAATCGTGGTCATCATCATCGTGTTGTTCATCTCCAGAAAATTGACCGGAGATAAAGCGGGAACTGCCGTGTAA